The Dokdonella koreensis DS-123 genome has a segment encoding these proteins:
- the rpsG gene encoding 30S ribosomal protein S7 yields MSRKGSTPVRTTLPDPKHGSDVIARFINMVMKSGKKSVAERIVYGALDHIGEKHAEPVGVVEKALGNVAPAVEVKSRRVGGATYQVPVEVRSTRRMALAMRWVIEAARKRGENSMPRKLAAELLEAAESRGGAVKKREETHRMAEANKAFSHYRW; encoded by the coding sequence ATGTCGCGTAAAGGTTCAACCCCCGTCCGCACGACCCTGCCCGATCCCAAGCACGGCAGCGACGTCATCGCGCGCTTCATCAACATGGTGATGAAGAGCGGCAAGAAGTCCGTGGCCGAGAGGATCGTCTACGGCGCGCTCGACCACATCGGCGAGAAGCATGCCGAGCCGGTCGGCGTCGTCGAGAAGGCGCTCGGCAACGTCGCGCCCGCGGTCGAAGTGAAGTCCCGCCGCGTCGGTGGCGCGACCTACCAGGTGCCGGTCGAAGTGCGCTCCACGCGGCGCATGGCGCTGGCGATGCGCTGGGTCATCGAGGCGGCGCGCAAGCGCGGCGAGAACTCGATGCCGCGCAAGCTGGCTGCCGAGCTGCTCGAAGCGGCCGAAAGCCGCGGCGGTGCCGTCAAGAAGCGCGAAGAGACCCACCGCATGGCGGAAGCCAACAAGGCGTTCTCGCACTACCGCTGGTAA
- the rpsL gene encoding 30S ribosomal protein S12 encodes MATINQLLRKSRRPKDYKSASPALANCPQRRGVCTRVYTTTPKKPNSALRKVAKVRLTNQQEVISYIGGEGHNLQEHSVVLIRGGRVKDLPGVRYHTVRGSLDAAGVTKRRQSRSKYGAKRPKS; translated from the coding sequence ATGGCGACAATCAACCAGCTGCTGCGCAAATCACGGCGTCCGAAGGACTACAAGAGCGCCTCGCCGGCGCTTGCCAACTGCCCGCAACGCCGCGGCGTCTGCACGCGCGTCTACACGACGACGCCGAAGAAGCCGAACTCCGCGCTGCGCAAGGTGGCCAAGGTCCGCCTGACCAACCAGCAGGAAGTCATCAGCTACATCGGTGGCGAAGGCCACAACCTGCAGGAGCACTCGGTGGTGCTGATCCGCGGTGGTCGTGTCAAGGACCTCCCGGGCGTCCGCTACCACACCGTTCGCGGCTCGCTCGACGCTGCCGGCGTGACCAAGCGTCGCCAGAGCCGCTCCAAGTACGGCGCCAAGCGCCCGAAATCCTGA
- the rpoC gene encoding DNA-directed RNA polymerase subunit beta': MKDLLNLFNQQRQTLDFDSIKIALASPDLIRSWSFGEVKKPETINYRTFKPERDGLFCAAIFGPIKDYECLCGKYKRMKHRGVVCEKCGTEVTLAKVRRERMGHIELASPVAHIWFLKSLPSRIGLMLDMTLRDIERILYFEAYVVIDPGLTPLQRAQLLNEEQYLQAVEEHGDEFDARMGAEAVYELLKTIDLQQEMIKLREEIASTNSETKLKRLTKRIKLVEAFHESGNRPEFMVLTVLPVLPPDLRPLVPLDGGRFATSDLNDLYRRVINRNNRLKRLLELNAPDIIVRNEKRMLQESVDALMDNGRRGRAITGTNKRPLKSLADMIKGKQGRFRQNLLGKRVDYSGRSVIVVGPTLKLHQCGLPKKMALELFKPFIFSKLQRRGMATTIKAAKKLVERESADVWDILEEVIREHPVLLNRAPTLHRLGIQAFEPVLIEGKAIQLHPLVCTAFNADFDGDQMAVHVPLSLEAQLEARALMLSSNNILSPANGEPIIVPTQDVVLGLYYMTRELTNAKGEGMVFANIAEVHRAYENRVVELHAKVKVRLRQVEIDDDGNRSEKTSLVETTIGRALLAEILPEGLPFSLANVELTKKAISRLINSCYRRLGLKDTVVFADKLMYTGFHYATRAGISIGIDDMKIPAEKKGILEEAEKEVTEIQEQYQSGLVTAGERYNKVIDIWSRTNERVAAAMMRGVGTDKVKDKDGAVVDQKSMNSLYIMADSGARGSAAQIRQLAGMRGLMARPDGSIIETPITANFREGLDVLQYFNSTHGARKGLADTALKTANSGYLTRRLVDVAQDVVVTEPDCGTPNGLTMTPIVEGGDVVEPLRDRVLGRVAAEDVFAPGNDEDPIVERGTLLDETLVQRLEQAGVQSILVRSPITCDARFGVCAMCYGRDLARGHLVNHGEAVGVIAAQSIGEPGTQLTMRTFHIGGAASRAAAIDNVQVKTTGTIKFNNLKTVQHAAGHLVAVSRSGELSVMDAHGRERERYKVPYGAVIDLKDGAATKAGQTVAKWDPHTHPIVSEVAGVIRFIDFIDGITIQEQVDELTGLASAVITDPKRRGTAAKDLRPIVRLEDKKGNHLKLPGSDVPAQYYLPAGAIVSLQNGAEVGVGDVVARIPQETSKTRDITGGLPRVADLFEARKPKEPAILAERSGVISFGKDTKGKQRLIIKDSDGNEHEELIPKWRHVIVFEGEHVEKGETVVDGEPNPHDILRLLGVEPLAAYLVKEIQDVYRLQGVKINDKHIESIIRQMLRKVEISEPGGTRFLRGEQMDRSRVQEENIRAAARDELPAEFMPVLLGITKASLATESFISAASFQETTRVLTEAAVRGTRDTLRGLKENVIVGRLIPAGTGLAYHSQRRGRAGGLTESELETLGGAGSSSSVAEAVAEDGDGG; this comes from the coding sequence ATGAAAGACTTGCTCAACCTGTTCAATCAGCAGCGCCAGACGCTCGACTTCGACTCGATCAAGATCGCGCTCGCCTCGCCGGACCTGATCCGTTCGTGGTCGTTCGGCGAAGTGAAGAAGCCGGAGACGATCAACTACCGCACGTTCAAGCCGGAACGCGACGGCCTCTTCTGCGCGGCCATCTTCGGACCGATCAAGGACTACGAGTGCCTGTGCGGCAAGTACAAGCGCATGAAGCACCGCGGCGTGGTCTGCGAGAAGTGCGGCACCGAGGTCACGCTGGCCAAGGTGCGCCGTGAGCGCATGGGCCACATCGAGCTGGCCTCGCCGGTCGCGCACATCTGGTTCCTGAAGTCGCTGCCGTCGCGCATCGGCCTGATGCTCGACATGACGCTGCGCGACATCGAGCGCATCCTCTATTTCGAGGCCTACGTCGTCATCGACCCGGGCCTGACGCCGCTGCAGCGTGCCCAGCTCCTCAACGAGGAGCAGTACCTGCAGGCCGTGGAGGAGCACGGCGACGAGTTCGACGCGCGCATGGGCGCCGAGGCCGTCTACGAGCTGCTCAAGACGATCGACCTGCAGCAGGAGATGATCAAGCTGCGCGAGGAGATCGCCTCGACCAACTCCGAGACCAAGCTCAAGCGCCTGACCAAGCGCATCAAGCTGGTCGAGGCGTTCCACGAGTCGGGCAACCGCCCGGAGTTCATGGTGCTGACCGTGCTGCCGGTGCTGCCGCCGGACCTGCGTCCGCTGGTGCCGCTGGACGGTGGCCGCTTCGCCACGTCCGATCTCAACGACCTGTACCGCCGCGTCATCAACCGCAACAACCGCCTCAAGCGGCTGCTCGAGCTCAATGCGCCCGACATCATCGTGCGCAACGAGAAGCGCATGCTGCAGGAGTCGGTCGACGCGCTGATGGACAACGGCCGTCGTGGCCGGGCGATCACCGGCACCAACAAGCGGCCGCTGAAGTCGCTGGCCGACATGATCAAGGGCAAGCAGGGCCGTTTCCGCCAGAACCTGCTCGGCAAGCGCGTGGACTACTCCGGCCGTTCGGTCATCGTGGTCGGCCCCACGCTCAAGCTGCACCAGTGCGGCCTGCCGAAGAAGATGGCGCTGGAGCTGTTCAAGCCGTTCATCTTCTCCAAGCTGCAGCGCCGCGGCATGGCCACGACGATCAAGGCCGCCAAGAAGCTGGTCGAGCGCGAAAGCGCCGATGTCTGGGACATCCTCGAAGAGGTGATCCGCGAGCATCCGGTGCTGCTGAACCGCGCGCCGACCCTGCACCGCCTCGGCATCCAGGCGTTCGAGCCGGTGCTGATCGAAGGCAAGGCGATCCAGCTGCACCCGCTGGTCTGTACCGCGTTCAATGCCGACTTCGACGGCGACCAGATGGCCGTGCACGTGCCGCTGTCGCTCGAAGCGCAGCTGGAGGCGCGCGCGCTGATGTTGTCGTCCAACAACATCCTGTCGCCCGCCAACGGCGAGCCGATCATCGTGCCGACCCAGGACGTCGTGCTCGGCCTGTACTACATGACCCGCGAGCTGACCAACGCGAAGGGCGAGGGGATGGTCTTCGCCAACATCGCCGAGGTCCATCGCGCCTACGAGAACCGCGTCGTCGAGCTGCACGCCAAGGTCAAGGTGCGTCTGCGCCAGGTCGAGATCGACGATGACGGCAATCGCAGCGAGAAGACCTCGCTGGTCGAGACGACGATCGGCCGTGCGCTGCTGGCCGAGATCCTGCCCGAAGGGCTGCCGTTCTCGCTGGCCAACGTCGAGCTGACCAAGAAGGCCATCTCGCGCCTGATCAACTCCTGCTATCGCCGCCTGGGCCTGAAGGACACGGTCGTCTTCGCCGACAAGCTGATGTACACGGGCTTCCATTACGCGACCCGTGCCGGCATCTCGATCGGTATCGACGACATGAAGATCCCGGCCGAGAAGAAGGGCATCCTCGAAGAGGCCGAGAAGGAAGTCACCGAGATCCAGGAGCAGTACCAGTCCGGTCTGGTCACCGCGGGCGAGCGCTACAACAAGGTCATCGACATCTGGTCGCGCACCAACGAGCGCGTCGCCGCGGCGATGATGCGTGGCGTCGGCACCGACAAGGTCAAGGACAAGGACGGCGCGGTCGTCGATCAGAAGTCGATGAACTCGCTGTACATCATGGCCGACTCCGGCGCCCGTGGTTCGGCCGCCCAGATCCGTCAGCTGGCCGGCATGCGCGGCCTGATGGCGCGACCGGACGGCTCGATCATCGAGACGCCGATCACCGCGAACTTCCGCGAAGGCCTCGACGTGCTGCAGTACTTCAACTCGACGCACGGCGCGCGTAAGGGCCTGGCGGACACGGCGCTCAAGACCGCCAACTCCGGCTACCTGACGCGCCGTCTGGTCGACGTCGCCCAGGACGTGGTCGTCACCGAGCCCGATTGCGGCACGCCCAACGGCCTGACCATGACGCCGATCGTCGAAGGTGGCGACGTCGTCGAGCCGCTGCGTGATCGCGTGCTCGGCCGTGTGGCCGCGGAAGACGTCTTCGCGCCGGGCAACGACGAGGATCCGATCGTCGAGCGCGGCACGCTGCTCGACGAGACGCTGGTGCAGCGGCTCGAGCAGGCCGGCGTGCAGTCGATCCTGGTGCGTTCGCCGATCACCTGCGATGCGCGCTTCGGCGTCTGCGCGATGTGCTACGGCCGCGACCTCGCGCGCGGTCACCTGGTCAACCACGGCGAAGCGGTCGGCGTCATCGCCGCGCAGTCGATCGGCGAGCCGGGCACCCAGCTGACGATGCGTACGTTCCACATCGGTGGTGCCGCCTCGCGTGCCGCCGCCATCGACAACGTCCAGGTCAAGACCACCGGCACGATCAAGTTCAACAACCTCAAGACCGTGCAGCACGCCGCCGGCCACCTGGTCGCGGTCTCGCGCTCGGGCGAGCTGTCGGTCATGGACGCGCACGGCCGCGAGCGCGAGCGCTACAAGGTGCCGTACGGCGCCGTGATCGACCTCAAGGACGGTGCGGCGACCAAGGCCGGCCAGACCGTCGCCAAGTGGGACCCGCATACCCATCCGATCGTCTCGGAAGTAGCCGGCGTGATCCGCTTCATCGACTTCATCGACGGCATCACGATCCAGGAGCAGGTCGACGAGCTGACCGGCCTGGCCAGTGCGGTCATCACCGATCCGAAGCGGCGCGGTACGGCCGCGAAGGACCTGCGCCCGATCGTGCGTCTGGAAGACAAGAAGGGCAACCACCTGAAGCTTCCGGGCTCGGACGTGCCGGCGCAGTACTACCTGCCGGCCGGTGCGATCGTCTCGCTGCAGAACGGTGCGGAAGTCGGCGTCGGTGACGTGGTGGCGCGTATCCCGCAGGAAACGTCCAAGACCCGCGACATCACCGGCGGTCTGCCGCGCGTCGCGGACCTGTTCGAGGCGCGCAAGCCGAAGGAGCCGGCGATCCTGGCCGAGCGCTCGGGCGTCATCAGCTTCGGCAAGGACACCAAGGGCAAGCAGCGCCTGATCATCAAGGATTCCGACGGCAACGAGCACGAGGAGCTGATTCCCAAGTGGCGTCACGTGATCGTGTTCGAGGGTGAGCACGTGGAGAAGGGCGAGACCGTCGTCGACGGCGAGCCCAATCCGCACGACATCCTGCGTCTGCTCGGCGTCGAGCCGCTGGCGGCCTACCTGGTCAAGGAGATCCAGGACGTCTACCGGCTGCAGGGCGTGAAGATCAACGACAAGCACATCGAGTCGATCATTCGCCAGATGCTGCGCAAGGTCGAGATCAGCGAGCCGGGTGGCACGCGCTTCCTGCGCGGCGAGCAGATGGACCGTTCGCGCGTGCAGGAGGAGAACATCCGCGCGGCCGCCCGCGACGAGCTGCCGGCGGAGTTCATGCCGGTGCTGCTCGGCATCACCAAGGCCTCGCTGGCGACCGAGTCGTTCATCTCGGCGGCTTCGTTCCAGGAGACCACGCGTGTGCTGACCGAGGCTGCCGTCCGCGGAACCCGCGATACCTTGCGGGGGCTCAAGGAAAATGTTATCGTCGGCCGCTTGATTCCGGCCGGAACCGGTCTCGCCTACCATTCGCAGCGTCGCGGACGGGCCGGCGGGTTGACCGAATCGGAGCTGGAAACCCTTGGCGGCGCGGGCAGTTCCAGCTCGGTGGCCGAGGCGGTTGCGGAAGACGGCGACGGCGGCTGA
- the rpoB gene encoding DNA-directed RNA polymerase subunit beta, producing the protein MTYSFTEKKRIRKDFGKRPPVLDVPFLLAIQVDSYLEFLQADVPPAKREDKGLHAALRSVFPISSYSGSAALEYVSYRLGEPPFDERECRSRGMSYGAPLRVTVRLVIYDRESSNKAIKYVKEQEVYMGELPLMTDTGTFIVNGTERVIVSQLHRSPGVFFDHDRGKTHSSGKLLYSARVIPYRGSWLDFEFDPKDALFTRIDRRRKLPVTVLLRALGYNNEEILDIFFEKNEFTLGKKDGAELELVAERLRGETLNFDLRVGDEVIVEAGKRITARHVRRLESAQIKTLEVPDEYLLGRILAHDVADTKTGELLAAANEEINDGHLETFRKAGVEKVATLWVNDLDRGPYISQTLRIDSTRTPLEALVEIYRMMRPGEPPTKEAAQNLFQNLFFSAERYDLDRVGRMKFNRRVGRKEDTGPGILYDSKYFGDRNDETSKGLYKELGVGSDILDVLKVLIEIRNGRGTVDDIDHLGNRRVRSVGEMAENVFRIGLVRVERAVKERLSLAESEGLTPQELINAKPVAAAIKEFFGSSQLSQFMDQNNPLSEVTHKRRVSALGPGGLTRERAGFEVRDVHPTHYGRVCTIETPEGPNIGLINSLAVYARTNDYGFLETPYRKVVDGKITREVEFLSAIDEGEYVIAQANAPLNEDGSFQEDFVACRSRGESELRGPGEIQFMDVSPMQTVSVAAALIPFLEHDDANRALMGANMQRQAVPTLRAQTPLVGTGIERAVARDSGVTTAARRGGVIDQIDAGRIVVRVNEVEIGENDAGVDIYTLTKYTRSNQNTNLNQRPLVKVGDVVAKGDVLADGSSTDLGELALGQNMLVAFMPWNGYNFEDSILISERVVQEDRYTTIHIEELTCVARDTKLGPEEISADIPNVGEQALARLDDSGVVYIGAEVNAGDILVGKVTPKGESQLTPEEKLLRAIFGEKASDVKDSSLRVPPGMDGTVIDVTVFTRDGIEKDKRARQIEEMEIKRIKKDFDDQFRILEGAIFSRLRSVIVGKVANGGPGALKKGSDITNDYLDGLKKDEWFSIRMKDEDAADFLEKAQEQIKRHREEFDNRFKEKQAKITTGDDLAPGVLKMVKVYLAVKRRIQPGDKMAGRHGNKGVVSMIVPVEDMPFDSNGRPVDIVLNPLGVPSRMNIGQILEVHLGWAARGLGEKIGQMVEINAKAAEVRKFLDQIYNHDKDEFGQRVNLKSLSDEEILELARNLRSGVPMATPVFDGASEAEIKAMLRLADLPESGQTVLIDGRTGEAFDRPVTVGYMHMLKLNHLVDDKMHARSTGPYSLVTQQPLGGKAQFGGQRFGEMEVWALEAYGAAYTLQEMLTVKSDDVSGRNQMYKSIVDGDHEMAAGMPESFNVLVKEIRSLAIDMELEETKK; encoded by the coding sequence ATGACCTACTCGTTCACCGAAAAGAAGCGAATCCGCAAGGACTTCGGCAAGCGTCCGCCGGTGCTGGACGTCCCGTTCCTGTTGGCCATCCAGGTCGACTCCTACCTGGAGTTCCTGCAGGCGGACGTCCCGCCGGCCAAGCGTGAGGACAAGGGCCTGCATGCCGCCCTTCGCTCGGTGTTCCCGATCTCCAGCTACTCGGGCAGCGCCGCGCTCGAGTACGTCAGCTACCGCCTGGGCGAGCCGCCGTTCGACGAGCGCGAGTGCCGCTCGCGCGGCATGAGCTACGGCGCACCGCTGCGCGTGACCGTGCGGCTGGTGATCTACGACCGCGAGTCGTCGAACAAGGCGATCAAGTACGTGAAGGAGCAGGAGGTGTACATGGGCGAACTGCCGCTCATGACCGACACCGGCACCTTCATCGTCAACGGCACCGAGCGCGTCATCGTCTCGCAGCTGCACCGCTCGCCGGGCGTGTTCTTCGACCACGACCGCGGCAAGACGCATTCGTCCGGCAAGCTGCTCTACAGCGCGCGCGTGATTCCCTACCGCGGCTCGTGGCTGGACTTCGAGTTCGATCCGAAGGATGCGCTGTTCACGCGTATCGACCGCCGCCGCAAGCTGCCGGTCACCGTGCTGCTGCGCGCGCTCGGCTACAACAACGAAGAGATCCTCGACATCTTCTTCGAGAAGAACGAGTTCACGCTGGGCAAGAAGGACGGTGCCGAGCTGGAGCTGGTCGCCGAGCGCCTGCGCGGCGAGACGCTCAACTTCGACCTGCGTGTCGGCGACGAGGTGATCGTCGAGGCCGGCAAGCGCATCACCGCGCGCCACGTGCGCCGCCTCGAGAGCGCCCAGATCAAGACGCTGGAAGTGCCGGACGAGTACCTGCTCGGCCGCATCCTGGCCCATGACGTGGCCGACACCAAGACCGGCGAGCTGCTGGCCGCGGCCAACGAAGAGATCAACGACGGGCACCTAGAGACGTTCCGCAAGGCGGGCGTCGAGAAGGTCGCCACCCTGTGGGTCAACGACCTCGACCGCGGCCCGTACATCTCGCAGACGCTGCGCATCGACTCGACGCGCACGCCGCTCGAAGCGCTGGTCGAGATCTACCGGATGATGCGTCCGGGCGAGCCGCCGACCAAGGAAGCGGCGCAGAACCTGTTCCAGAACCTGTTCTTCTCGGCCGAGCGCTACGACCTCGATCGCGTCGGCCGGATGAAGTTCAACCGCCGTGTCGGCCGCAAGGAAGACACCGGCCCGGGCATCCTGTACGACTCGAAGTACTTCGGCGACCGCAACGACGAGACCTCCAAGGGCCTGTACAAGGAGCTGGGCGTCGGCTCGGACATCCTCGACGTGCTCAAGGTGCTGATCGAGATCCGCAACGGCCGCGGCACCGTCGACGACATCGACCACCTCGGCAACCGGCGCGTGCGCTCGGTCGGCGAGATGGCCGAGAACGTGTTCCGCATCGGCCTGGTGCGCGTCGAGCGCGCCGTCAAGGAGCGCCTGTCGCTGGCCGAGTCCGAGGGCCTGACCCCGCAGGAGCTGATCAACGCCAAGCCGGTGGCCGCCGCGATCAAGGAGTTCTTCGGCTCCTCGCAGCTGTCGCAGTTCATGGACCAGAACAACCCGCTGTCGGAAGTCACCCACAAGCGCCGCGTCTCGGCGCTCGGCCCGGGCGGCCTGACGCGCGAGCGCGCCGGCTTCGAGGTGCGCGACGTGCATCCGACCCACTACGGCCGCGTCTGCACGATCGAGACGCCGGAAGGCCCGAACATCGGCCTGATCAACTCGCTGGCGGTCTATGCCCGCACCAACGACTACGGCTTCCTCGAGACGCCGTACCGCAAGGTCGTGGACGGCAAGATCACGCGTGAGGTCGAGTTCCTGTCGGCGATCGACGAGGGCGAGTACGTGATCGCCCAGGCCAACGCGCCGCTCAACGAGGACGGCAGCTTCCAGGAAGACTTCGTCGCCTGCCGTTCGCGCGGCGAATCGGAGCTGCGTGGTCCCGGCGAGATCCAGTTCATGGACGTCTCGCCGATGCAGACCGTCTCGGTCGCCGCGGCGCTGATCCCGTTCCTCGAGCACGACGACGCCAACCGCGCGCTGATGGGCGCCAACATGCAGCGCCAGGCAGTGCCGACGCTGCGCGCCCAGACGCCGCTGGTCGGTACCGGCATCGAGCGCGCCGTGGCGCGCGACTCGGGCGTCACCACGGCCGCGCGCCGCGGCGGCGTGATCGACCAGATCGACGCCGGACGCATCGTGGTCCGCGTCAACGAGGTCGAGATCGGCGAGAACGACGCCGGCGTGGACATCTACACGCTGACCAAGTACACGCGCTCGAACCAGAACACCAACCTCAACCAGCGCCCGCTGGTCAAGGTGGGTGACGTCGTCGCCAAGGGCGACGTGCTGGCCGACGGCTCGTCGACCGACCTGGGCGAGCTCGCGCTCGGCCAGAACATGCTGGTCGCGTTCATGCCGTGGAACGGCTACAACTTCGAAGACTCGATCCTGATCTCCGAGCGCGTGGTCCAGGAGGACCGCTACACGACGATCCACATCGAGGAGCTGACCTGCGTCGCCCGCGACACCAAGCTCGGGCCGGAGGAGATCTCGGCCGACATCCCGAACGTCGGCGAGCAGGCGCTGGCGCGCCTGGACGACTCCGGCGTGGTCTACATCGGTGCCGAGGTGAACGCCGGCGACATCCTGGTCGGCAAGGTCACCCCCAAGGGGGAAAGCCAGCTGACGCCGGAAGAGAAGCTGCTTCGCGCGATCTTCGGCGAGAAGGCGTCGGACGTGAAGGACAGCTCGCTGCGCGTGCCGCCGGGCATGGACGGCACGGTGATCGACGTCACCGTGTTCACGCGTGACGGCATCGAGAAGGACAAGCGTGCGCGCCAGATCGAGGAAATGGAGATCAAGCGCATCAAGAAGGACTTCGACGACCAGTTCCGGATCCTCGAAGGCGCGATCTTCAGCCGCCTGCGCTCGGTGATCGTCGGCAAGGTCGCCAACGGCGGCCCCGGCGCGCTCAAGAAGGGCAGCGACATCACCAACGACTACCTCGACGGCCTCAAGAAGGACGAGTGGTTCTCGATCCGGATGAAGGACGAGGACGCCGCCGACTTCCTCGAGAAGGCGCAGGAGCAGATCAAGCGCCATCGCGAGGAGTTCGACAACCGCTTCAAGGAGAAGCAGGCCAAGATCACGACCGGCGACGATCTGGCGCCCGGCGTGCTGAAGATGGTCAAGGTGTACCTGGCCGTCAAGCGCCGCATCCAGCCGGGCGACAAGATGGCCGGCCGCCACGGCAACAAGGGCGTCGTGTCGATGATCGTCCCGGTCGAGGACATGCCGTTCGATTCGAACGGACGCCCGGTCGACATCGTGCTCAATCCGCTCGGCGTGCCGTCGCGCATGAACATCGGCCAGATCCTGGAAGTCCACCTGGGCTGGGCCGCACGCGGCCTCGGCGAGAAGATCGGCCAGATGGTCGAGATCAACGCCAAGGCGGCCGAGGTGCGCAAGTTCCTCGACCAGATCTACAACCACGACAAGGACGAGTTCGGCCAGCGCGTCAACCTCAAGTCGCTGAGCGACGAGGAGATCCTGGAGCTCGCCCGCAACCTGCGCAGCGGCGTGCCGATGGCGACGCCGGTGTTCGACGGCGCCAGCGAGGCGGAGATCAAGGCGATGCTGCGCCTGGCGGACCTGCCCGAGTCGGGGCAGACCGTGCTGATCGACGGCCGCACCGGCGAGGCGTTCGATCGCCCGGTCACGGTCGGCTACATGCACATGCTCAAGCTCAACCACTTGGTCGACGACAAGATGCACGCCCGCTCGACCGGCCCGTACTCGCTGGTCACCCAGCAGCCGCTCGGCGGCAAGGCGCAGTTCGGCGGCCAGCGCTTCGGCGAAATGGAAGTCTGGGCGCTGGAAGCCTACGGCGCCGCCTACACGCTGCAGGAGATGCTGACGGTCAAGTCCGACGACGTCTCGGGCCGCAACCAGATGTACAAGAGCATCGTCGACGGCGACCACGAGATGGCGGCCGGCATGCCCGAATCGTTCAACGTGCTGGTCAAGGAGATCCGCTCGCTGGCGATCGACATGGAACTGGAAGAGACGAAGAAGTGA
- the rplL gene encoding 50S ribosomal protein L7/L12: MSLSNEQIIEAIAGKTLVEVMELVKAMEEKFGVSAAAPVAVAAAPAAGAAAPVEEKTEFTVSLKSAGEKKVEVIKVVRAITGLGLKEAKDLVESAPAVIKDAVSKDESEKFKKDLEAAGATVEIK; encoded by the coding sequence ATGTCCCTCAGCAACGAGCAGATCATCGAAGCGATCGCCGGCAAGACCCTCGTCGAAGTGATGGAGCTGGTCAAGGCGATGGAAGAGAAGTTCGGCGTGTCCGCAGCCGCTCCGGTGGCTGTCGCCGCCGCTCCGGCCGCTGGCGCTGCCGCGCCGGTCGAAGAGAAGACCGAGTTCACGGTCTCCCTCAAGTCCGCCGGCGAGAAGAAGGTCGAAGTCATCAAGGTCGTCCGCGCCATCACCGGCCTGGGCCTCAAGGAAGCCAAGGACCTGGTCGAGTCGGCTCCGGCCGTCATCAAGGATGCCGTCAGCAAGGACGAGTCCGAGAAGTTCAAGAAGGATCTTGAAGCCGCTGGCGCAACCGTCGAGATCAAGTAA
- the rplJ gene encoding 50S ribosomal protein L10 → MALNLAQKKEVVAELADVAAKAHSLVASEYIGLTVEQLTELRKKARQGGVYLRVAKNTLVSRAVDGTDYACVKDTLTGPLLYAFSTEDPGAAGRLIKEFAKANDKLQPKLVAIGGKAYPGTHVDVLASLPTREQALSMLLSVLVQPATMLVRVLAEPASQVARAINAVGQQKSA, encoded by the coding sequence ATGGCGCTCAATCTTGCGCAAAAGAAAGAGGTCGTTGCCGAACTGGCGGATGTCGCTGCCAAAGCGCATTCCCTGGTCGCGTCCGAGTACATCGGTCTTACCGTCGAGCAGCTCACCGAGCTGCGCAAGAAGGCCCGTCAGGGCGGCGTGTATCTGCGAGTGGCCAAGAACACCCTCGTATCGCGCGCCGTGGACGGCACGGACTATGCGTGTGTCAAGGACACGCTCACCGGTCCGCTGCTGTACGCCTTCTCGACCGAAGATCCCGGTGCTGCCGGACGTCTGATCAAGGAATTCGCGAAAGCCAACGACAAGTTGCAGCCAAAGCTGGTCGCCATTGGCGGCAAGGCATATCCGGGGACGCACGTCGACGTGCTGGCCTCGCTGCCGACCCGCGAACAGGCGCTCAGCATGCTGCTCAGCGTTCTCGTCCAGCCCGCCACGATGCTCGTGCGCGTCCTGGCCGAGCCGGCCTCGCAGGTTGCCCGCGCGATCAACGCGGTCGGCCAGCAGAAGTCCGCCTGA